TGTGGTTTTTTCTTACTATACTAGACATATAAATTGTAAGTTTATAGTCAATTATTTGATTTGTATTTCTAATTGTAGATAAATGGAAAGCGTTTTCGTATTGAATGTTATCCGCTATTATAAGAGGGTAACTAAAAATATGAACGTTCAGTGTAATATAGCATCTAAGGAAAAGAGGGCTACATATGAATATTTTAATTATTGAAGACGATCCCAGCATTCAAATGCTGCTAAAATTGAGCTTAGAGGTGGAAGGGTATCAGACGAAAGCTGTAGGAACGGTGACTAAGGCATGGGATGAACTTGCAACATGGTCTACCGATTTAATACTGTTAGATCTTATGTTACCTGACCGTTCCGGGTTCGAGCTTCTTCAAATGCTTCAACAACAGTATAAGTCAGTCCCGGTAATCGTGCTCACCGCTAAGAATGAAATGAATGATAAAATCCTTGGCTTTCAGTTGGGAGCAGACGATTATCTAACGAAACCTTTTGAGACAAGGGAACTTATCGAGCGCATTAAGGCAGTTATGAGACGAATGAAGATGGTAGCGCCTCCTGAAGTGATCAAGATTGGACCTATTGAAATTGATAAGAATGGACGTACTTGTAAGATAGGGGAACAATGGCTTAAGACAACTAGTAAAGAGTTTGACTTCATGTGGCTCTTATGTGCTCATCCTAAGAAAGTTTTCACACGCGAAGACTTGCTTGATCAGGTCTGGGGTTATGATTATTATGGGCATACAAGATCCGTGGACATGGTGGTAAACCGTCTTCGGGAGAAAATGAAACCCAACGAGCATCTGATCGCCACTATACATGGGACAGGCTATAAGCTGGAGGTATAGAAGATGGGGCTGCGAAATAAAATGTTTATTCAGCATGCCGTTACGATTGTTATGCTGCTCACAGCGATGTTTTTTATCGTTAATTATACGCTTAACCAAAGTATGATTAAAAGGGATACTCAGACGTTAAGTCAGTATTTTGGCTTGCATCGTATTGAGGCATTGAAGATTGTCAGTGATCAGAAAATTAATATAGAACAATTATTTTCAGGTAAGTACGCCCCCTTTATTGCGTCGCATTTGGCGTCAAACAGCAATTTTCAAGTACAACTATTCGCACTAGATGAGACGATTGTTGGGAGCAGCAGCGATAAAGAAAACTTACTTAAACGTAACGATATTCAGAAAGCGCTTACTGGTAATGCTGCCACAGTCATAACTGCAGGTGAAGGTACACAATATCTAATTTACTCAGTTCCCTTCTGGTATGAAGGAGAAATTGTGGGTGGATTTCGATATTTATTGGACCTCCATGAGAATTTGCAGACATTAAACCAGATGCGCACATGGTTCATCGCTGCAGCTGTAGGATGTTTAATTTTTTCGCTTATGGTCAGCTATTCATTCTCATCTTTGTTGGTGAGGCCTCTACATGCCTTGCAGCAGGCGCTTAAGCTTGTATCCATTGGCGATTTTAGCAGAAAGATACAGGCGAGTAGTCAGGATGAGGTAGGAGAATTAGCCAAGGATTTCAATCATATGTCGGATGCGCTGCAACATCATATCAAAATGTTAAAGTATGAACAGGGAAAGCAGAAAGCTTTCTACGACAACATAACTCATGAATTAAAAACACCATTAACTTCGATTATCGGGT
This genomic stretch from Paenibacillus sp. FSL H7-0737 harbors:
- a CDS encoding response regulator transcription factor yields the protein MNILIIEDDPSIQMLLKLSLEVEGYQTKAVGTVTKAWDELATWSTDLILLDLMLPDRSGFELLQMLQQQYKSVPVIVLTAKNEMNDKILGFQLGADDYLTKPFETRELIERIKAVMRRMKMVAPPEVIKIGPIEIDKNGRTCKIGEQWLKTTSKEFDFMWLLCAHPKKVFTREDLLDQVWGYDYYGHTRSVDMVVNRLREKMKPNEHLIATIHGTGYKLEV
- a CDS encoding sensor histidine kinase, which encodes MGLRNKMFIQHAVTIVMLLTAMFFIVNYTLNQSMIKRDTQTLSQYFGLHRIEALKIVSDQKINIEQLFSGKYAPFIASHLASNSNFQVQLFALDETIVGSSSDKENLLKRNDIQKALTGNAATVITAGEGTQYLIYSVPFWYEGEIVGGFRYLLDLHENLQTLNQMRTWFIAAAVGCLIFSLMVSYSFSSLLVRPLHALQQALKLVSIGDFSRKIQASSQDEVGELAKDFNHMSDALQHHIKMLKYEQGKQKAFYDNITHELKTPLTSIIGFSDLIERMNKKDDIQECNTYIRKESTRLLNMVEDLLQTSLIGDEAWRIKLECTDLGAVIMDSLRILEPTLQKSAIVTTLKISSCEVNLDPKRTQQVLFNVIDNAIKHSECTNLYIELTEHGDCGLVRIIDNGRGISQQLQSILFLPSAEKQDRIISNESHGLGLPLCKQFMELQGGSIVITSSEKKGTEIQLRFLLT